The following nucleotide sequence is from Roseofilum capinflatum BLCC-M114.
CCTTTAACAAATCGGTATGCAGTTGCGCCACGCCATTAATGCAGTGAGAACCCACAGCCGCTAAATGGGCCATTCTAATTTTTTTCTCTGGATATTCCTGCACCAAAGACATGCGCGACAATCGCTCTAAATCTCCTGGATAGCGAGAGCGAACTTCATTCATCAATCGCTGATTAATTTCATAAATAATTTCTAAATGTCGCGGGAGCAAGGACTTAAATAAACTCACCGGCCAAGTTTCCAAAGCTTCCGAAAGTAGGGTATGATTGGTATAGGCAAAAACATGCTTGGTAATGTACCAAGCGCGATTCCAGCCCAACTGATATTCATCGATCAATAACCGCATCAACTCCGCTACGCCAATAGATGGATGGGTGTCATTGAGCTGAATGGCGACTTTTTCATGGAAGCGATCGAAGGTTTCATATTGCCGCCGATAGCGATTAATAATATCTTGCAAAGAACAACTAACAAAGAAATATTGCTGCTCTAGCCGTAACTGTTTTCCCTGAGAGGTATTATCATTGGGATAGAGGACTTTAGAGATATTTTCCGAGAAGATTTTATCGGATACTGCTCCCACATAATCCCCGCGATCGAATTGGGCAAAATCGAGTTCTTCGGTGGCATAAGCTCGCCATAATCGTAACCGATTGACGGTCTGATTTTGATATCCAGGCACAGGGGTATCATAGGGGGTTCCGGTGATTTCGCGATCGCCAATCCACCTGACATGCATTTGCCCAGATTCATCGGGGACAAATTCCGTATATCCGCCAAATTTGACCCGCACACTCGCTTCTGGACGGCCCACTTCCCAAGGGTTTCCATAGCGCAACCATTTATCTGGGCGCTCCACTTGCACCCCATTGAGAATCAGTTGATCGAAAATGCCAAATTCATAGCGAATACCATAGCCGATCGCCGGTAAACTCAAGGTAGCTAATGAATCTAGAAAACAAGCGGCTAACCGACCTAAGCCCCCATTGCCTAACCCCGGTTCTGCTTCTAAAACCACCAAATCTTGAAGGTTTAAGCCCAATTGCTCTAAGGCTGTCACCGTGTCCTCATAAATGCCTAAATTGAGTAAATTATTACTCAGTTGACGACCCATAAGAAACTCGGCAGACAGGTAATAGACGGTTTTGGCCTGCTGTTCTTGGTAGCGACGACTGGTATGGAGACGATAATCGAGGAGGCGATCGCGCACTGTATAGGCCAGAGCCATATAATAATCATGGGGAGTAGCAAGATGAAGTGTTTTCCCTTGAATGCAATGCAGATTCCGAATAAAATCCTCTTTTAAGGCTTCCACCTGACTGTCCTGACTGCCAGGATTAACTGTCATTACATCATTATCTTGGGCAAAAGATTGGCTTGACATAATCTGATTTTAATCCCGAATAACGATTACATACGTTTGAAATGTAGATGCCAGAAGATACCCTATTGTTATAATCCTATGCTTAATCTGTTGCTTTACACAAGATTACCAAGGGGCAAGGGGCCCCTTGCCTTTTCTCTTAAGAATGTTTGACTCCATCTGGCATAATGGCTTTACTCAGGTCAGTTTTATCCAACTTTGCTGTGTCGAATTGGGCATTCGTTAAGTTCGCTCGGCATAAACTGGCCAGACTCAAATCCGCATAGCTTAAATTGGCATCAGTTAAATCTGCCCCACTTAAATCTGCGCTACTTAAATCTGCGCCACTTAAATCTGCGCCTCGGAGATCTGCACCAATGAGTTCCGCTTCACCCAGATTAATTCCACTCAAATTTGCACAGTACAAATTAGCTCGAATTAACCGAGCGCGGAACAAATCAGCGCCTAACAGATTAATCCGAAACAGATTGGCTGCAAATAGATCGGCTCGCAATAAGCGAATTCCGGGTAAATTGGCACTACTCAAGTCAGCTCGGAACAGGTCAACGTCCTTAAAATAACGTTCCCCTGCGGCATAACGGTCTAGAAATTCATTGACATCCATAGAAAGGTTCAGGTTTTAACATGAACACGAATCTCTATTGTCCCAACTGAAGGGGACAAACGTCACCTATCTAGGGGGTTTTTTGTAACAATTTGTTATAAGAGTTTCAGGTTTACATCGAGGATGTAGTGATAGACGGGGTTAGGGAGTGGGGCTTGTAAGTCTTGTAATCCATCAAAATATAGCAGTAAGGTGGGCAGGGTATGCTGATAGAATTTGAATAATTTGGCTTAGGCTCCTGCCCACCCTACAAGGATTGGTAATCATAGCGGTTTAATCGGACTTGATATCAGCCAGTCCCGTCCCTTCCATGTACGACTCCATTACCCTAGGATTTCCTGCCAGGTGAGATTGATTTGTTGGCGATTTCTGACGAGCTGTTCCGGGGTTCTGTCGCGCATCATCCCTTGCACTACCGCCACGCTATCCTTAATCAGAAACTGCCATTGAGCCACATTCACCGCTAGGGGATTTCCGGCATAGGTGAAGACTTTTAAGCCATTGCCACTGACGGCGATCGCCCGCGAGAGCAGTAACATTTTATTCAGCTTCAGTTTGGCTTGAATCTTCTCGATTTGTCCATAAGCCCTAGAAGGGTTTAATCCAGAGGGTTCTAGCTGGAGCGTGGACAAATAATCATAGCTGCGAATGACTAGCTCGATGGTTGCCACGGGTATAGAAAGGGTGAGTAGATGGCGCAAATCAT
It contains:
- a CDS encoding glycogen/starch/alpha-glucan phosphorylase; its protein translation is MTVNPGSQDSQVEALKEDFIRNLHCIQGKTLHLATPHDYYMALAYTVRDRLLDYRLHTSRRYQEQQAKTVYYLSAEFLMGRQLSNNLLNLGIYEDTVTALEQLGLNLQDLVVLEAEPGLGNGGLGRLAACFLDSLATLSLPAIGYGIRYEFGIFDQLILNGVQVERPDKWLRYGNPWEVGRPEASVRVKFGGYTEFVPDESGQMHVRWIGDREITGTPYDTPVPGYQNQTVNRLRLWRAYATEELDFAQFDRGDYVGAVSDKIFSENISKVLYPNDNTSQGKQLRLEQQYFFVSCSLQDIINRYRRQYETFDRFHEKVAIQLNDTHPSIGVAELMRLLIDEYQLGWNRAWYITKHVFAYTNHTLLSEALETWPVSLFKSLLPRHLEIIYEINQRLMNEVRSRYPGDLERLSRMSLVQEYPEKKIRMAHLAAVGSHCINGVAQLHTDLLKAQVLQDFHDYWPQKIQNKTNGITPRRWLLLSNPQLSALISSKIGQGWITDLEQLRGLEPYGDDSNFQQQWQQIKYDHKVELAEHILLFNDLEVNPSSLFDIQVKRMHEYKRQLLSVLHVITLYHRIKRNPGLNLVPRTFIFAGKAAPGYFMAKMVIQLINAVARVVNQDPEVGDRLKVVFLAGYSVSLGQKIYPAADLSEQISMAGKEASGTGNMKFALNGAVTIGTLDGANIEIREEVGEENFFLFGLTASEAQALKGKGYDPKSYYRQNRELKAAIDGIANGEFSPENPELFHPIVDSLLKRDEYLLCADYADYIHCQERVSQAYQDRASWTKQSILNTARIGKFSSDRAIAQYAKDIWHIHPVIGNR
- a CDS encoding pentapeptide repeat-containing protein — protein: MDVNEFLDRYAAGERYFKDVDLFRADLSSANLPGIRLLRADLFAANLFRINLLGADLFRARLIRANLYCANLSGINLGEAELIGADLRGADLSGADLSSADLSGADLTDANLSYADLSLASLCRANLTNAQFDTAKLDKTDLSKAIMPDGVKHS